The nucleotide window ctttagaagtacaacttttaaaatgagggaaaaaattactgagtgaacctttaaagtggactaaaacaatatatatatatatatatatatatatatatatctatctatctatctatctatctatctatctatctatctatatatatatatatatatatatatatatatatatataccaagattTCGGTCCAATGTTTTTGAGTCAGTGTTTTCTCTCACACCTAACAACAGCTAACTGTCATATAGAATCAAAATGTCACCAGTATGGAATGTACAACAGCAGAATTCAGAAGTCCTTTTTTGAACCAAACAGTTATGCAAAGGAATTGTATTTTGGTTCAAAAAGTGCATCACCCAGTCTGAGTAAAGGAGGTGGAGCCAGTCTGGGTTTAAACACGTGTTTAGAACCAGCCAATACGATTAGTCGACAGGAGTGACTCACAAACGGTCCTCACCAATCCGCGGCAAAGTCAAATCAGTTTGAAGCTGGAAAGCATGCAGCACGCTGTCtgattgtttggaaaaaaatcgTTCTCCGTGCTACAAATTCAGCGTTAAACAGAGATTTTTACCTTTGGGTTACCTAACTGTTTTAAGAACCCCAATATTAAGGTACGTAGACGTTACTTTTCCAACCGTCattaacagctttctttttttgGTCCATGCCTTCATATTTTGGTCCATACTGGGGCGTGTAGTGTAAGAAGCGAAcgcgtttttttttattgttttctatgtaaacatcagACAGACGTCTATGACCGTCGAGCTCCGCGTTTTTAGACTCcgtgtcaggtaaaaaaaaagtttactttttaaaaacgcgcctagagacacctgcgttcttctATGTTCGTCGCGTCTTGttgtttttagcgcaagaacgcgtTCAGTCCAAACAGCTCCTTATGAGATCTGCTGTTCTGCACATTAGGCTACATTGAGCGATATACACATATAGTTGTATTTGGCAGTTGCTTTTAATTAAACACAGATACAAGCATTTTTACATCTGTAAACATttagaaattaaaaacaaaagtgaTTTCTTCGTGTAACGTTACATTCCCAAACAGTGCTGGTTTAGCCTAATGTTACTATCATTTTTTGACAACTAAATGCATTTCCTTGGAATTTGAAGATTACAGGTTCATATGCTCATGGAAAACCAATAAAAGTAATAGATATTAAACATTTCTTGGTCATAAAGTAATTTCTGTACTGAATACAATTGATTTTCTAGTCATGCtcggctctaaaatattttagctTTAAATTACTCCTTGTGAGTGTGATCTCtgtaacaaatttgtaaaattgctATTCAGAAATCAGGAATAACTGGAGATCCCATGGAAAGTTATGGAAATTGATTTTTCAAAAAGTCTGTCTATAAATTGCTTGTTGACTGATATTTTTTTAAGGGAATTATAACCTTGTATAATCTTATGTTCTGCAGGGAGATCATCATAATCATTGAAGAGAGAAATGGAGCAAGTGGTGAGAAAGgtaataattttatttgatgaCAAAGTAGGTCAGCACtagattaacttttttttttcccttctcacATTTACATAAGGAAAATCTGTATTTGCATTCATGGAATGTTGTTTAATTAACCATGCTCTTTAATTATTTCTATTTAGAGTAACAAAGAAAACACTAAACCAGTTGGTGGCCCCAAAAACCAAGTCATCAACAGTATCGTATCAAAACAAAAAGTGTTAATTAAATCGGTACCCCTTCAATCCAAGAATGATTTTAAGGAGGATAATTCTGGAAAAAGTGTGAAGGATAAGGATGTTAGACCAAAGAGCAAAACTAATGATGCTGATCCTGCCAAGCGGAGCACACTTAGCCAGGCCTTCCGTACCCAGCAGTATGTAAGACACCGGAAGCTTGTGGAAGAAGTTCAAAAACCACCTTCAACTGCACTCCAGAAGTCCAAACCTGGTACCTATAAGGGCCGTATGGTTCACTCTAAAATAGATTGTTTCCGTAAACCCAGTGGTGATGTGAAGACCACAGAAAAGAGAGTGATTTCAAAGCCAGATGTGATCAGGCCAAAAGCTGTATTGCCTAAAATCCGGTCCAAGTCTGTTACTGCTCTGCCAGCATCCTCTAGACCCAGAATCAACTCTGCTTTGTCGTCTAGACCAAAATCTGTCACTGATGTTCCACTCCATGTCATTGAAATACCAGTCCAGAGGTCTGTTTCCCAAAAACAGATACCTTCAAAAGTCCCAGGCGCCATCTCCCAAGCAGGAGCCTGCATTCCTCCCAGGCCAGTCCCTCTAGCTACAGGGCGCTCGGCCATCAGCAAACCCTTCCCATCAAAGAAGAAAGAGACAGTGGTACACGGAGGTAAACCCAAAGCTGCTATTACCACCACTGAACAGAAAGTCCGCAGGCCTATCGCAAGCAAGGTCAGCAATTACAGAGTGCAAATGGAGACTGCTGAAGAGAGAAGGTAAGTTGTTTACACATTTGAGAAAGCTTCACCCATGTAAAACCTAAtcaatttaaaagtaaagtgtTTGTATTACAGCCAGTTTAAGCAAATCAATTTAGTCTGAATATCAGTCTGGTGCCAGAGGATTTGTGACCTGCTCCATAGAAAATCTGGAAAGTTTCGGTCAAcatctaaattattatatttcagAAATGGTTTGTAATAAAAGCATTTCCTCATTTCAGTGTGTTTCTAGTAGGTCACATATGGTTTAAGATATATTTATGTCATTGCCTAATGTATCATTTTAATTCTCTTGTCAGAGCAAAACTTGCAGAGTGGCTTGCTTCTAAAGGAAAGGCCCTAAAGAGGCCTCCTATCTCAGAAAAGTTGGCAACCCATTTAAGAAAACCAGACCCGCAGCCTAAAACTGGACCAAAAGCCACCATCGTTTCCCAGGCTGAAGCTGTAAAACCAACCCCTGAAATGAAGATGAACATTCAAACAGAGGATATTGAGATTCCGGATAACAGAGCGGTGCACTCTAGCAAATCAAGTAATATTATGAACACCACACTAGATTTTCTTGACAACAGTGATATGGAGCTGCCGGTTGACCCAGAGATAAGGATGGAATCGGTAAGAGTGATACTGAAGCTTATTTATTGCATTTGCACATACTTATTTATTGACATTAAATGCAATTCCACTTCTCTTCAATATGCAGTTGGTGCTCAACTTGTGCGAGAAATTGGATGCATTGGAAATGGAAATACCCTCATCATGTAAAGACAGCAAATGTTATCcaaattttttatgaaattattgtGAAATAAATACTGATATTACatgaataaaataagaataaGTTGTACTCCTTGAGTTGTGTGACATGTGTTTGGTTATACATTTTTATCCCTCTAAAGGTACAAATGAGATTGACAGAGCTGTTGTTTTGGCTGGGAAAAGAATGGAAGTGCAAGTGGAGGAACAGGAAACCGATAAAGTGTATGAAATTCTGGAGGAAAAGGAAGACTCAGATAGTGACGTTACGGAAGACACTAAAGAGGCTGTCGTAAAGAATGAAGATTATGAGGACAGTGAGGATGAGATAAGCTCTACACCTCCAGAGATTGAAGGTGCATCCATTGTAAAGTACAATGTGAAAACTACTCCATATTTGCAAAGGTAAGTATTAGGGATATTTAAAGgggtaattcacccaaaaatggaaattctgtcataattgttccaaacttctgttgaacacaaagggagatgttataCACTCTCGTCTCCGTTCACTTTcatgacttctttttttttcatacaataaaagagaatggtgactgaggcagtcatTATGACTAAAGGCCCtaatatacttccggagaagttcttattcgttcttcgttcagaggtaaaaagttctaaacagccgagcaactgTATACTGTttctgaacattcagacacccgccacactgctgtgggaggcgtttagcagtacatttttaatatgaGGACGCTACGTGTAAAACTTAAACTAACGTGACaagaaaatgtgttatcaatgactttatgcttcattctatgagtagaattcacaagaggtcagtaaaagaagctgttttaactactctaTGATGATttgaagtaatatatatgcagtagaaaatgtttaatttgtcttgtttatattTTGAATTCATGGCGTTATTGCACTAACTCGCTATACGCTGCTataatatgcgccgattacactcttattgtaatttatgatgacactgatactgctgcaaagatcagtgtataaaagtgttaatgtgcagtacaaagacaaaagaatgaagaTACTTTTGGCAGATGCGTAAGTGgatttcactgcagatggcaaatgagtgaatgggcacttgagagttttTGAGTAGATtcgattccttttgtagactaattaaacaaacaaaaaaaatcgcatgacatggtcttggaaattTTCTCTACGTGAatgattgtacagatgtaggtaaatttgcacatGCTCGCTAATATCTCTACACGCCGGTGTGTTCTTGTTAACGGATTTTGTCTGATTGAACTAGATAAACAGAATGAGCTGTTGGCGTCAAGATCGGTGTAGCTCCAGGCCACGCCTCCCGaagacgtggaccaatggcagtaagatgtTTTGCTGTTGGTTagaagttttgcaaaaattttgcccaggcaagctgttacaaaccaccgaaacaaacgCAATTTgcccagattttgttctaaatgatgtcacacccgttcgttcttcgattttgtattAAGTATATTTGGGCCTTTACATCTCCCTTTGGGTTTCATGGAAGAAACGGGTTTGGAGTAGGGATGTCCTAACACTTtgttttttgagaatgagtatgaGAACCGATACTTCCTCGCCGATACTGTGCCcgataattaattgtttttagttcgattttttctgaattccatatcaacagtttatttaaattttaccatcaaaatgcttttttaataaatgaattcattaaaactttaaacaattgaaaatataacttttaattttcaacataatattgtattgttTATCTAATGAAGTGCATTTATACAGAACCTtcattttgtcaaatgaagtgctgcatcacagatgtgtgagattgcttaaatataataaaatcactattgatttattattgataatagtagtattacagtgaatggtacataactatacagtagtgatcaaTTTCTGTCGTACTTTTTCCCAtttaaatgtagcttttatttCGGTGGATCTTTAACTTTGAAGTGTTCTTTATGACGGTAGCTTCTCAATCTGGAAAAGCTGGCCGCTACGTGTctcagtgattattaaaccgcaaaaggctgctatttaataaTAAACATGTAGTCTGTTTGTGCCTGCTACAAACAAAGTGCACGATGCtaatgatggtgttttccgtgtatgagccaaggatctctaaaaggtatgagcactttaTATCTGTACAACACCAGctacacacattcacaagcactaacatttgaagcgcacagcacatgcaaactatatatttagctcattaaatcgcagcctttgcgaGTAAATAATCACACTGAcaaagtgattttaatttgtgcgctgaatatTAGTGCGTCAGATGGTATCGGAACATTTTTACAAGTACATGAGTGCAGTATCGGACCCAATAgcagtattgggacatccctagtttggagcaacatgagggtaaataatgacagaaatttcatttttgggtgacctatacTTTTAACTATGTTCTGAGATGTGCTCAAGTATAACTTGGCTAAAATGAtagtattacaattttaatgttatatttacGTATTGTTTCCTCTATGTGCTGTTAGTGTGAAGAGGAAAATAGAATGCGATACGGCACCAGGGAGTGGCTCGCGACGCAAAAGTACCATCAAAGACCTGAAGTTCCTCACACCTGTGCGAAGATCAACACGAATCCATCGCAAGTCCTCTCGTCTGCCAAATATGCTGAACGACCACGACACTTGTGTCTCCTCACTGGCTGAGCTGGTGCAGCTGGAAGATGCAGACGCAAATGCGTACATCTATAGAAAAAACCCAGCTCTGCTCGAAGAACTCCCTGATCAGCCTGGAGACTTGGCAAAAGAATGCAGCTAAAGATTGTAAAGAAAGGTTGTCAGTTTCAAATGGTGAACCTGAAGTTTGGACTTTTATAGCGTACTTAacacttacattttaaatattctatGTGACACTATAaaagatttaatattttaatatttaagtgtTTCTTGCATTGGGCTGCTACATAGATAATCTTTGTTAACTGCAATGGTAGATTTAATATTTTGAGGGCAAAAATTTTTGCTCAACTACGCTAACATATGGCTGAAAGCTCTCATTGTGTACTCATGCAGTGTGCATGTATAAAAGTTAATACtttgaattattttgatttgttGTGTAAACCTGAAGAAAGGTACAAAATGTTTTATGAGTGACACTGTTTTTAATAGTAGGACTCATGGGTTTGTTTAGAAGAG belongs to Myxocyprinus asiaticus isolate MX2 ecotype Aquarium Trade chromosome 43, UBuf_Myxa_2, whole genome shotgun sequence and includes:
- the LOC127433998 gene encoding cytoskeleton-associated protein 2-like, coding for MEQVVRKSNKENTKPVGGPKNQVINSIVSKQKVLIKSVPLQSKNDFKEDNSGKSVKDKDVRPKSKTNDADPAKRSTLSQAFRTQQYVRHRKLVEEVQKPPSTALQKSKPGTYKGRMVHSKIDCFRKPSGDVKTTEKRVISKPDVIRPKAVLPKIRSKSVTALPASSRPRINSALSSRPKSVTDVPLHVIEIPVQRSVSQKQIPSKVPGAISQAGACIPPRPVPLATGRSAISKPFPSKKKETVVHGGKPKAAITTTEQKVRRPIASKVSNYRVQMETAEERRAKLAEWLASKGKALKRPPISEKLATHLRKPDPQPKTGPKATIVSQAEAVKPTPEMKMNIQTEDIEIPDNRAVHSSKSSNIMNTTLDFLDNSDMELPVDPEIRMESLVLNLCEKLDALEMEIPSSCTNEIDRAVVLAGKRMEVQVEEQETDKVYEILEEKEDSDSDVTEDTKEAVVKNEDYEDSEDEISSTPPEIEGASIVKYNVKTTPYLQSVKRKIECDTAPGSGSRRKSTIKDLKFLTPVRRSTRIHRKSSRLPNMLNDHDTCVSSLAELVQLEDADANAYIYRKNPALLEELPDQPGDLAKECS